The following nucleotide sequence is from Pochonia chlamydosporia 170 chromosome 4, whole genome shotgun sequence.
TGGTTGCTGCGGTGCTAACGAACTTAGACGGGCTATATTGTGCGATGGGTTATATTCCTCGTCATATTCGTGCTTATATTCGGGTATCTCATAGGGGGGTACTACCATGCTAGGAGGCGGCTGCGAAAGGGCCTCGAACCACTTGCCTATCATCGTGTACGCAACCTCCAAATTGGCATGAAAGGAAATTTGGAATATAACTGACGTGAGCAGTGTCTTGTGAGTCGTCGCTCCTACCGACCGACATATCAGGAGCAGTGGCCGCAGAACCAGTACTATGCGCCCCAGCAGAGCGGCTACCAGGGCTACCCGATGAACGATATGCCTCTCCCGGCGTACGATCCGAACAGGCCGCCGCAGTATTCTGGTCCGCCCGAGGGAGGTTCCAAGGTCGATCCGTCGCAGAATAGGATGTCTACGCATCGGGCGCCGGAGAGGAATCCTGCGCCGGAGTATGCGCCTCCTGCAGGGCCGCCGCCTGCGAGATAGTGTTGGAATGGGTTAGGGGCTGGAGGATGTGGAAGATTGAATTGCGGATTGGCATTTTATAATTGGGCATTTTAGCGAGGATTGTGTATTTGTATATGGATGTTTAACAAATTGGTTGAGATATTGAAATTGCATTCATCGCTATTGAAACATATCATACATGCTAAAAGGATTCCAAACGCCTATACCGGTTTATAGTGAAAGTCATAGCTATATCAATCCACATCCATTACTTCATCGGCACCTGGGTCTTCGGCCGTAGTCGTTGCTGTATCCGGCGCGGTGCTTTGTTCCTCTTTGGTGCGTTGTCTCGCGTTGAGGATGGCTTCTCGTCTTGTATCTTTGTCTTCTGGCATGATTACAGACTTGGGATCTTTGTATAGTACCAACTGCATGCCTGCGAGCTCTCCTTCGCTATTCGCCAGTACTTGTTGTGGGATGCGGTTCTCGCGAAGGTGCTTCTCAATGTCGGGTAAGAAGACCAgcttgccttcttcgtcctcacTTTCTGAGGAGAGCTCGTCGTCTAAGTTGTATATGTACACTTTGTGTTTCGAATCGTCTAATTCCATGGATTCAGGGGGCTGCGAGGGGAGttttgtggttgtgttgggTGAATGGGATGTTTCGACGGGGACGTAGAGTTTGTTGCCGTTTTGCTCTACGTAATTGTTAGTTTGAAGTTAAGGTGAAGCTAGACGCAGAGGTGCAGAAAGAGTGTTGGGGGAAAAGACTCAATGCGAAAGCAAAAGCAGCACTGCAAATTGCACATACCCAAGTTTAGTAAACTCAATCGCTTGGAAAGGCGTTCATTGTCCTGTGTCTCTGctttcctcttccccagcGTCGAAGGAGGTTGCATCATGGTGTCGCTGGCCGGCGACATCGACGACATGGGTGCAGTAGCTGTAGCGCTAGTGGTGGACGCACCCCCGGAGCCCTGAGGCAGCGCCCCAGCAGCGCCGTTGGGGCCAGCAGCTTGGGGAGCGGCAAAGTGGTGGCCTTCGGTGGACATGGCGAACCGGGGCGAGTGAGCTCCCTGAACCATCATCCTCCTAGCCTCGATGTCGACTTGACAGCTCGACCTCGGAACAAGTTCAGATTGCGATCAAttttcttcaccttcaccttcTCCTACGCAAGCGCAAGCGCAACACCGCGTCGCAGACTCAGATTCGCATTTGAGCTGCACGCGCACTTTCGATCGACCGGCCGATGCGGATATCGATTCGCCGGAGGACGTGCAGGTCGGATTGAGAGGGCAGAGCAGTGTCGCCGTTTGCGCGCCGTTGTGACTCAAGGGATCGTTACTTTTTGAGCGGCAGTTGGATGGGTTTCGAGAGAGCGGTCTGGAGAAGGACGAATACCAGACGTGATCGAGCAGGTGACGCAGATTAATGAGGTGCGACAAGAGTCACGATTAAATGTGTGAGTAATTGAGCTTGCGTCTGTGGCGGAAGATCAATTTGGCTGTGCATGCAGATTGGTTTCGACGTTTACCAAAAgccatcaagtcaagtctttGTCCAAAGGTTGACACCAGGCTGCACTGGGCCGGGCAGATGCGGGCTGGTTGGGGTTCGGGTTGGACCTGCGGATTCGGCTCTGCTAGCGGTTGTGGTGCTGCAGCTGTCAGAGTGCGAGGTCGATCTGGAGTGACTGTCACAGGCGCAGACGGAGGTCGAGGTCGGCGTCTCTTTGTACCTCCAGTCCCATTGACTCATTCTTGTAGAAGTTTCTACAAAACCCACCTCCAGCAACCACCCCAGTCCGAGCAGCTCTGCCGAGTCCGCACCTCAAGATACCACACGCTTCGCGACTTACGCTCGGCATCACTGCAATCCCCAGCCTTTGCAATTTTTACCCAGCGCCGATTATCATCAACGTCCAGCATGAGCGAACTCAAATGGCCGTCTGCGCGGGTGCGCAAGGCCTTTTTTGACTACATGGAGCAGCGGGGTCACACGATAGGTATGCCAACCAAAATTGCCCCTCCTTCATGTAAACTTTGGAAAAGCGAAAGTCGTTGGATCAAATTCGCCACGATAAGATGCGCAGCAACAAGGACCAAGAGCGATGGTATCCAGATGCTTCAAATGCCATCGAATTTCTTGCTTCTCTTTATACAATAACACTTGACCACTCTGTACCGCCATGCTAACGCCATTCAGTTCCCTCTGGCTCGGTCGTTCCCTACGATGACCCCACCTTGCTCTTCACCAACGCGGGCATGAACCAATTCAAGCCCATCTTCCTCGGAACTATCAACAAATCCGATCCCATGTCTAACCTGAAGCGTGCGGCCGATACTCAAAAAGTCATCCGTGCGGGTGGCAAGCACAACGATCTCGACGATGTCGGCAAGGACAGCTATCACCATACCTTCTTTGAAATGCTGGGCAACTGGTCCTTCGGCGACTACTTCAAGAAGGAGGCCATTGAAATGGCTTGGGAGATTCTCACAAAGGTCTATGGCCTAGATCCTAAACGTCTATATGCGACCTACTTTGAGGGTAGCGAGGAGCTCGGTCTGCCCCCCGATGAGGAGGCCAAGCAGTTGTGGCTTGACATTGGCATGCCTGCTGATCAGATTATACCCGGAGACATGAAGGATAACTTTTGGGAAATGGGTGATCAAGGCCCTTGCGGTCCTTCGAGCGAGATTCACTACGACAAGATTGGCGGACGAAATGTGGCACACATTGTCAACAAAGACGACCCCATGGTGGTTGAAATTTGGAACCTCGTTTTCATGCAATTCGATCGCCAGAAGGATAGAAGTCTGAAACCTTTACCCGCGAAGCACATTGACACCGGTATGGGTTTCGAGCGAATGGTTTCTGCTCTCCAGGACACCGTTTCCAACTACGCCACCGACTGCTTCACTCCTCTTTTCAAGCAGATCGAAGAAGTCACCGGCGTTAGACCGTACGGGGATAAGTATGGCAAGGACGACGTTGATGGCATCGATACTGCCTACCGAGTCATCGCAGATCACATTCGAACCCTTTCCTTTGCCATCACGGACGGTGCCGTCCCCAACAGCGACGGCCGTGGCTACGTAATTAGACGAATTCTGAGAAGAGGCGTGCGATATGCGCGCAAGTACCTCAACGCGGAAATCGgtagcttcttctccaaggtTCTGCCTGCCCTTGTTGCTCATATGGGCGAGCAATTCCCCGAGCTTGTGAAGAAACAGCAAGACATCAAGGAGATTCtcgatgaggaggaagaggccTTCGCCCGCACTCTAGACCGTGGCGAGGCACAATTTGAAAAGTATGCGGCCAAGGCGGCCAAAGACGGTGTCAAGAagcttgatggtgatgttgtctgGCGTTTGTACGATACCTTTGGCTTCCCTGTCGATTTGACCCAGATCATGGCCGAGGAGCGCGGACTTGAGATTGACGAGAACGAAGTCAATGTTGCTAAAGAGAAGGCTCGCGAGGCTAGCAAAGCTGTCAAGGCGTCTGTCGACACCTTTGCCAAGCTTGACGTCCACCAAATTGCCCAGCTTGACCAACAAAAGGTTGCTCGAACCAACgatgatgccaagtttgtcaagggTGACAGCAAAGGCAAGGTTCAGCTTATCTTTGACGGCAAGACTTTCCACAACTCTACCAAGGAGTTGCCAGAGAAGACTGCCATTGGTGTCTTGCTGGACAAGACCAACTTTTATGCCGAGTCGGGTGGTCAGGTTGCCGACACTGGCCGCATTGtgattgatgatgttgttgagttcAAGGTCATGGATGTCCAAAACTACGGTGGCTTCATCCTCCACAGCGGTTACATCGAGTACGGCGCGCTCTCGTCAGGAGATGAGGTGATCTGCGAGTACGATGAGCTGCGTCGTTCGCCCATCCGCAACAACCACACGGGTACGCACGTATTGAACCACTCCCTGCGACAAGTTCTCGGCGACGATGTCAACCAAAAGGGCTCGTTGGTGGACAACGAGAAGCTGCGTTTCGATTTCTCACACAAGACCCAAGTCAAAATTGAAGAGCTCCGCAAGATTGAGAATCTCAGCAACGAATACATTCGTCGCGGTTCAAAGATCTTCTCCAAAGATGTGGACCTAGACCATGCGCGCCAGATCGAAGGTGTTCGTGCTGTCTTTGGTGAAACATACCCCAATCCTGTGCGTGTCGTCTCTATCGGTATGGACATCGACACCATGCTCAAGGACCCTAAGAAGCAGGAGTGGCGTGAATACAGCGTTGAATTCTGCGGAGGTACCCATGTCGAGCAGACCGGTCTCATCAAGGACCTGATCCTTGTGGAAGAAAGCGGTATCGCCAAGGGTATCCGACGTATCATTGCGTATACCGGCGAGGCTGCGCACCAAGTGCAGCGCGAGGCGACCGAgttctccaagaagctggactcGCTCGAGGGCATGCCGTTTGGCCCCGCCAAGGACGCCAAAATCAAGGTCATCTCTCAGGAGCTCAGCCAGCTGGTCATTTCTACTCTGACCAAAGATGAGTTCAACACTCGCTTCCAGAAGATTGCTACTTCAGTCGTTGCCGAGCAGAAGAAGCGCCAGAAGGCTGAGGCCGGTGCGGCTGTGAACTGCGTTGTCCAGCActttgaagagaagaaggaggtcgATTACTTCGTCGGTCGTCTGCCCATCAGTGCGAACGCCAAGGCTCTGACAGAGGTGTTCAAGCACTTCCAGGCCAAGGATAAAACCAAGTCGGTCTACGTGTTTGGTGGTAGCCAGGAGGAGGGTGCCGTCGTACACGGCGTCTACGTTGGATCCGTAAGTTTACACACTTGACCACCTGGTGAAGCTTTTACTAATTATCACAAAATTTAGAACCTCGCGTCCAAGGGCGTCACCGCCGAGCAATGGGCTTCGGTTGTTTCAAACGTAGTAGGCGGCCGATCTGGTGGCAAGGAGCCCACGCGCCAGGGCCAGGGTACCAAGCCTGAGAGCATTGACGATGCTGTTGAAGCGGCGAGGAAATGGCTCGAGGAGAAACTTTAAGCATTGTTCAGGTGTTGGTTGTTTATGGGACCATGGGTATGGGTATTAGGGATAGTCGAATGTGTAGATGATTTAGTACAACCATAGTGAATGGAATGTCAATACTCCAAGTCGATGTATTGAGTATTAATTTGGATGGCGCTTGCACCGATGGAAGAGATTCTATTGCAATTGTAATACAGGGTATAACCCGCCGCTCTATAATACAGCTCTATGTACAACTCCTTACACCGTAACAAGAACACTAGCATTCTTGTAATACGTCAACAGCGGATTCTCGCCACTCCTCGTCTCCGTGTCCTCTACGTATGCCCAACGACGCATAAAGTCCCCGTGTGTCATGACACGGGTGAGTTTGCCCGTGATGGCGCGGTACATGGCCTCTGTGATGCGGAAGTCTGTCGGGAATAAGATGTCAAAATACCCTTGGTGGACCTACGCCTGTTAGTAAACCTGTGCAAATGACAGTGGTCCATGTATAGGCTGTGAGTGAAAAACATACCAGGGGTGTCGTAACGGGCACCATGCGTCGGTGATATCTCGTCTGCACAACAGGCGCGTTCAACCCCTTCACCGCCTGGGGCAGCCAGTCAAAGTCCGAAGTCAGCAGCTTATGCGCAGGAAAGTACTTTTCCAGCACGTCGAAAAACTGCATCAGCCGCGTGGGGATGTACTCCGCCTCGGAGAGGTTCGCCGCAAAGGGCATCTTGGTGGACAGCCACCGCAGCGCGGGATTCGTAGGATACGGACGCGGATAGTTGCCGCTGGTGGCTGCGTGCCGCACGCGGAAGAAGCGCGCGGCCACGGGATCCAGGTCGTGCACGTAGAATTCGTAAAagtcgccgtcgccgtcgatgAGCACGTGGCCCTGGAGAGGCTCCTCCGTAGCGACGTCGTAGCGGATGCAGTCGTGGGAGAAGTTGTCAAAGACTTCcatggcgaggaagaagcacGGCGAGGGGACGTACTGGTCCCATTCGAAGATGGAGCGGTTTATGATTTCGACCTTGTCCTTGTGGCCGCGGGATTCGGCGGTCGAGAGGAGGTGCTTGTTCTGCAGGGAGGCGAGGTTGCTGGAGATttcgatgatgttgaagcgCGTGCGGGCGTAGACCTGGGGGTCTACTTCGCGGATGTAGTCGAGGATGTTGAGCATGAGGGTGCCTCTGCCGGCGCCCATTTCGTAGATGAGGAGGTCGTCGTAGGGGTAGGTCGTGAGGCGGTAGTTGGTGACGAGGTACCGCGCAATGGCTTCGCCGTAGTAGGGGCGGAAGAGCTCTGTGGGCGTGTGCCATAGCTGGCGGGTTGGGTTCTCGCCTTCGGTGTCGTCGAGGTTGTCTTCGAAGGTGGTGTAGCGGCGGCCGAGTTCGGATTGGAAGGCCAGATCGTCGCGGAGGGTGGTGAAGTCAAAGGGCTCGCCGggggagaagatgacggctTGTTTGGAGAAGTAGCCGTATGATGGGTTGTATAAGCTGTCTGATGGTGCTATTAGCATGATTGCCTTCCAGTGGACACATGAGGTTGCATGGGGAAATTGGACTGCATACCGTCGATAAAGTCACGGAGGAGCATCTTCACTTTTCGTGGCCGTTCCTTGCGCCTCTTGAGCTCCGACATGGAAATGTACGGATACTCGGCGAATTCCTCTCTTCGGTCTTCAGGGAGGAGGTTTGTTCTTTGCTGCCACCGGCTTTCATTTGACTTCATGCCGCGGTCTCGGGAGGCTCGTGTGGCATACGGACTTGACTGCTGGTATCTGTACCTGTACCCGCCGGTGGCTACGGCAGGGAGTCCATTGCGCAATTGATGCAGCCGTGCTTGACATCCTGCTGGACGATTGCGGAACAGCTGCCGGAAGAGCTGGGCCACAATGGGGGAGTCCATGGTACTTTCGGGGGGTGGACGGTGTGTAGCTTGAGCTCTCGTGATGGTGGCTTCGACCCGGAAATATAAatattgttggtgtttggcagTCTTGAAAGCTCCCGAATTGGGTGGGTCTTGAGTAAGTTTCACGTCACCTGATTGGTCCACTGCTGTTTTGTTCTGTAACAGGCACGGCCCAAATTCTTAgtctccctcttctcccaAACCTCATGACATCAGCTTCAATGGATATTTCAACAGCATATAAAATATTCTAAAGAATTCTTGGAAAAGTCTCACTTTTGGAGTGAAAACCTGAAGATTTACTGCCATAACTGAAATGCCCTCAAACCCACCGGCGAACCATGTCATTAAGTGATCATCCCAAGGTCTATGGCTCAGCAGCCGTCGCCTTGGCATTTACAGccggcatcgccatcacACTCGGCTTCAAAGACTTATACCCGGACCTAGAATACCGTTATCAACACAAGCGTCGCCCTTCACAAGCCCGTCTCGGTGACGGCAGACGAAGCAGTTTGTTCTGGGGACAGCCACTAAAGCTAGAAGACCACGAGTCTCAACCACAATCGCCAACGCCCCAAGAGCCAGGCATTGGCATCGAAGCATGTATCGGCAACACGCCACTCATTGAAATCGAGTCTCTGTCCAGAGCAACAGGCAGAATCATACTCGCCAAAGCAGAGTTCCTAAACGGAGCCGGAAATAGCCCCAAGGACCGCGTAGCGTTGAACATGATTCGAGAGGCCGAGAAGGCAGGCCTGCTCGTGCCTCATCGCGGAGACACCATTTACGAAGGCACAGTCGGCAGCACGGGCATCTCACTCGCCACACTCGCCCGCGCAAAGGGGTACAAGGCGCACATTTGTATGCCCGACGACCAAGCGTTTGAGAAGTCAGACCTGCTTCACCATCTCGGCGCGACGGTTGAGCGCGTCGCCGTCGCCCCAATCACCAGCCCAGACCACTTTGTAAATCTGGCTCGTCGGAGGGCAGAAGCTCACACTGCTAACTCCACAGACGGAAGTAGGGGGTTCTTTGCGAATCAGTTTGAGAGCGAGGCGAATTGGCATGCGCATCTCAAAGCTACGGGACCGGAAGTCTGGAAACAGACGGATGGTGATCTCGACGCTTTTGTAGCTGGCGCGGGAACTGGAGGCACGATATCTGGTGTGGCGCGGTATTTGAAACTCGAAGCCAAGGCGAGCACCGTCAAGATTGTTCTTGCGGATCCTCAAGGCAGTGGGCTGTTTAATAAGGTTAAGCACGGTGTGATGTACTCCAACACCGAGAGGGAGGGCACCCGTCGCAGACAGCAGGTTGATTCGATGGTGGAAGGGATTGGGATCAACCGCGTGACGGAAAACTTTGAAGCCGGGCGGGATTTGATTGACGATGCGGTAAAAGTGACGGATGAGCAGGCGTGTCGCATGGCGAGGTGGTTGGTTGAGAATGACGGCATCTTTGTGGGTAGCAGTAGCAGTGTCAACTGTGTTGCGGCGGTGGTTACGGCCATGGAACTACCGGAAGGAAGTAGAGTTGTTACGATGCTATGTGACTCAGGGACGAGACACTTGAGTAAGTTTTGGAAAAGAATCAAGGAGATGGGcctggaggatgaggaggcgaCTGATTTGTTTGATGAGCTTGGTTTATCCAAGTAGGGGGATATGATGCCACGTTTTATGATTCTCCCATGTACACTAGACAAATACGTCGAGGCAAACTCTCAATCAAGATAACCAAGGAATAGCTGTATGGCATAATTGTATAATCTACGCACTATTTGCGTCCCATTCGCAAGAGCAACTCTCCATGCCTAGGGATCCCTAAACGGTTACTCGCGTCTCATATTCCCCGAAAATCCACAGCAAACTGTCCCCTCCTCCCAGTCATGTACAAAGCAAAAAGTATAGCGCAGGAAATAATGTCTGAACTGGTGTATAGCCTCCATAACTCCCATTCCGATTGTATCGTCATCTGTAGACGGCCCTCACTCCAAAATGCAAAACAAAGACCTAAAATTTGTAGCGCGAATCGAAACGCCGGCTTTCTCTCCCAACCCCATGTTTTCACCTGCCGCTCCGGTACCTCTCGTGATTAAATGTTTTACAGCCAGGTGGGAATCCACAGCTTGCATCTAAGAAAACTGAATCGCAAGTGTTAGCACAAAGATCTCATATCTTGAACGGCAGTCAAGCCAGGAAACTTACCTTCCATCTGTGGCCGCAATTCATGCACTCGCAAAACGTCGTCATCGGTTCATCTGCACTTCGCGTCTGAGCCTGCGTATAGCTGaccttcttcatcttgcagCGAGAGCACTCGAGACTGTCGCTGATACTCTTCTCCGCCATGGGGACCTGCGCCTTCTTCATGTTCTCCTTCTGCAGCTCGAGTTCCGTCTTGCGCTGGTCTTCACTCTTGAGTTCCTCATCCGTCATAGTGGCAAACTTCTCTGGCGTGATGCCTCCCGACATGACGCGCTTGCCAAGATCCTTGTTCgacttggtcttgagatTCGAGAAGAGGGAGCggatcttcttcttgtagCCCTCGCCCTCTTCCTGCTTGAAAAAGACGTAAACGGCGTGCTCGAcggcaacagccttgaccAGCACATCGGTAGCTGGCTCGGTT
It contains:
- a CDS encoding cysteine synthase 2 (similar to Magnaporthe oryzae 70-15 XP_003716293.1); amino-acid sequence: MSLSDHPKVYGSAAVALAFTAGIAITLGFKDLYPDLEYRYQHKRRPSQARLGDGRRSSLFWGQPLKLEDHESQPQSPTPQEPGIGIEACIGNTPLIEIESLSRATGRIILAKAEFLNGAGNSPKDRVALNMIREAEKAGLLVPHRGDTIYEGTVGSTGISLATLARAKGYKAHICMPDDQAFEKSDLLHHLGATVERVAVAPITSPDHFVNLARRRAEAHTANSTDGSRGFFANQFESEANWHAHLKATGPEVWKQTDGDLDAFVAGAGTGGTISGVARYLKLEAKASTVKIVLADPQGSGLFNKVKHGVMYSNTEREGTRRRQQVDSMVEGIGINRVTENFEAGRDLIDDAVKVTDEQACRMARWLVENDGIFVGSSSSVNCVAAVVTAMELPEGSRVVTMLCDSGTRHLSKFWKRIKEMGLEDEEATDLFDELGLSK
- a CDS encoding alanyl-tRNA synthetase (similar to Aspergillus terreus NIH2624 XP_001210094.1), with amino-acid sequence MSELKWPSARVRKAFFDYMEQRGHTIVPSGSVVPYDDPTLLFTNAGMNQFKPIFLGTINKSDPMSNLKRAADTQKVIRAGGKHNDLDDVGKDSYHHTFFEMLGNWSFGDYFKKEAIEMAWEILTKVYGLDPKRLYATYFEGSEELGLPPDEEAKQLWLDIGMPADQIIPGDMKDNFWEMGDQGPCGPSSEIHYDKIGGRNVAHIVNKDDPMVVEIWNLVFMQFDRQKDRSLKPLPAKHIDTGMGFERMVSALQDTVSNYATDCFTPLFKQIEEVTGVRPYGDKYGKDDVDGIDTAYRVIADHIRTLSFAITDGAVPNSDGRGYVIRRILRRGVRYARKYLNAEIGSFFSKVLPALVAHMGEQFPELVKKQQDIKEILDEEEEAFARTLDRGEAQFEKYAAKAAKDGVKKLDGDVVWRLYDTFGFPVDLTQIMAEERGLEIDENEVNVAKEKAREASKAVKASVDTFAKLDVHQIAQLDQQKVARTNDDAKFVKGDSKGKVQLIFDGKTFHNSTKELPEKTAIGVLLDKTNFYAESGGQVADTGRIVIDDVVEFKVMDVQNYGGFILHSGYIEYGALSSGDEVICEYDELRRSPIRNNHTGTHVLNHSLRQVLGDDVNQKGSLVDNEKLRFDFSHKTQVKIEELRKIENLSNEYIRRGSKIFSKDVDLDHARQIEGVRAVFGETYPNPVRVVSIGMDIDTMLKDPKKQEWREYSVEFCGGTHVEQTGLIKDLILVEESGIAKGIRRIIAYTGEAAHQVQREATEFSKKLDSLEGMPFGPAKDAKIKVISQELSQLVISTLTKDEFNTRFQKIATSVVAEQKKRQKAEAGAAVNCVVQHFEEKKEVDYFVGRLPISANAKALTEVFKHFQAKDKTKSVYVFGGSQEEGAVVHGVYVGSNLASKGVTAEQWASVVSNVVGGRSGGKEPTRQGQGTKPESIDDAVEAARKWLEEKL
- a CDS encoding ubiquitin-protein ligase Sel1/Ubx2 (similar to Metarhizium acridum CQMa 102 XP_007813741.1), which codes for MALAAREIICVDGDCGYVSWWHTKTGYIVRWVIFLVIFVLIFGYLIGGYYHARRRLRKGLEPLAYHRCLVSRRSYRPTYQEQWPQNQYYAPQQSGYQGYPMNDMPLPAYDPNRPPQYSGPPEGGSKVDPSQNRMSTHRAPERNPAPEYAPPAGPPPAR
- a CDS encoding S-adenosyl-L-methionine-dependent methyltransferase, translated to MDSPIVAQLFRQLFRNRPAGCQARLHQLRNGLPAVATGGYRYRYQQSSPYATRASRDRGMKSNESRWQQRTNLLPEDRREEFAEYPYISMSELKRRKERPRKVKMLLRDFIDDSLYNPSYGYFSKQAVIFSPGEPFDFTTLRDDLAFQSELGRRYTTFEDNLDDTEGENPTRQLWHTPTELFRPYYGEAIARYLVTNYRLTTYPYDDLLIYEMGAGRGTLMLNILDYIREVDPQVYARTRFNIIEISSNLASLQNKHLLSTAESRGHKDKVEIINRSIFEWDQYVPSPCFFLAMEVFDNFSHDCIRYDVATEEPLQGHVLIDGDGDFYEFYVHDLDPVAARFFRVRHAATSGNYPRPYPTNPALRWLSTKMPFAANLSEAEYIPTRLMQFFDVLEKYFPAHKLLTSDFDWLPQAVKGLNAPVVQTRYHRRMVPVTTPLVHQGYFDILFPTDFRITEAMYRAITGKLTRVMTHGDFMRRWAYVEDTETRSGENPLLTYYKNASVLVTV